The following are encoded in a window of Ricinus communis isolate WT05 ecotype wild-type chromosome 4, ASM1957865v1, whole genome shotgun sequence genomic DNA:
- the LOC8277419 gene encoding uncharacterized protein LOC8277419 has protein sequence MAFSAAFFFSSSSYSPCFTLSCKSKTWNRQFLSLKQQPTLVKASSTSLDYSAVSLSDKTSFPLKSSNWEWKFMENSINIYYEEHKKERSDPPKKILMIPTISDVSTVEEWRLVARDIIQRDGKLNWQAMIVDWPGLGYSDRPKMDYNADIMENFLVDFINAPDGPLQHTGENDLVVFGGGHAATILVRAVKKGLVKPTAIAAVAPTWAGPLPIVFGRDSSMETRYGMLRGTLRAPAVGWMLYKMLVSNEKAIQSQYKSHVYANPENVTPRIVESRYALTKRKGARYAPAAFLTGLIDPIKSREEFLELFADLDGKLQALVISSEGSPKRSKAEMEALRGAKGVSKFVEVPGALLPQEEYPTMVAEELYRFLQENFE, from the exons ACAATTTCTCTCCCTAAAGCAACAACCCACTTTGGTTAAAGCTTCTTCTACCTCTCTTGATTATTCCGCTGTCTCTTTATCTGATAAAACATCATTCCCATTAAAG TCAAGTAACTGGGAATGGAAATTTATGGAAAACTCCATCAACATCTATTATGAAGAACATAAAAAAGAGAGGTCTGATCCACCTAAAAAAATCCTTATGATACCAACGATTTCTGATGTTAGCACGGTTGAAGAATGGAGATTGGTGGCCAGAGACATTATTCAACGAGATGGCAAACTTAATTGGCAGGCTATGATTGTTGATTGGCCTGGTTTGGGTTATTCTGACAGGCCAAAAATGGATTACAATGCTGATATCATGGAGAATTTTCTAGTTGACTTCATAAATGCACCGGATGGCCCATTGCAGCACACGGGTG AAAATGATTTGGTGGTTTTTGGAGGGGGGCATGCTGCAACTATATTAGTTCGTGCTGTAAAAAAGGGTTTAGTGAAGCCAACAGCTATTGCTGCTGTTGCACCAACTTGGGCTGGTCCTCTTCCTATCGTGTTCGGTCGAGATTCTAGCATGGAGACAAG GTATGGGATGCTTAGGGGCACCTTAAGAGCCCCTGCTGTGGGTTGGATGCTGTATAAAATGCTTGTCAGCAATGAGAAGGCAATTCAATCCCAGTACAAATCTCATGTCTATGCAAATCCCGAGAATGTGACTCCAAGGATTGTTGAAAGTAGATATGCACTAACAAAACGGAAGGGCGCTCGTTATGCACCTGCTGCTTTCTTGACAGGTCTCATTGACCCAATCAAGTCACGAGAAGAGTTTCTTGAGCTCTTTGCGGATTTGGACGGAAAGCTACAGGCGCTTGTTATTTCAAGTGAAGGAAGTCCAAAGAGGTCCAAAGCAGAAATGGAAGCACTCAGGGGAGCCAAAGGGGTGAGCAAATTTGTTGAGGTTCCAGGTGCTCTTCTGCCACAAGAAGAGTATCCTACTATGGTTGCTGAGGAGCTTTATCGttttttacaagaaaactTTGAATAA